From one Nonomuraea polychroma genomic stretch:
- a CDS encoding ketoacyl-ACP synthase III family protein yields MRIPDIYVSGLGIYLPETVSVQDAIDQGLYRPDDPEDVERQGWTGTAVAGDISAPDMALRASQEALKQWGREADALDLLVYTDVWHQGPDGWQPQLYLQNHLNVGDLLAIELRHGCNGVFSSLEMAASYLMSDQSRQAALIVASDNFGTPLIDRWHSGPDFIAGDGAAAAVITREPGYAQLLSVTSTAIPQAEEMHRCGEAMFPPGATLGNHVSFKQRLEAYRNKVFTEGVGMDFGITLYEKSKECVDRALAEAGIGLGDVDRVIMTNCSREESEAQFLGVLELPLSMTTWEFTRTIGHLGAGDHLISLDHLFKTQQLAPGDRVLVVGLAPGVTYSCAVFKVLDTPYGSRATEVSA; encoded by the coding sequence TTGCGCATTCCCGATATCTATGTCAGCGGACTCGGCATCTACTTGCCGGAGACGGTGAGTGTCCAAGACGCCATCGACCAGGGCCTGTACCGCCCCGATGACCCTGAGGACGTCGAGCGTCAGGGGTGGACCGGCACCGCGGTCGCCGGTGACATCTCCGCCCCCGACATGGCCCTTCGCGCTTCTCAGGAAGCGTTGAAGCAGTGGGGCAGGGAGGCCGACGCCCTCGACCTGCTTGTTTACACCGACGTCTGGCATCAGGGGCCCGACGGCTGGCAGCCGCAGCTCTACCTGCAGAACCACCTCAACGTCGGCGACCTGCTCGCCATCGAGTTGCGACACGGCTGTAACGGCGTGTTCAGCTCGCTCGAGATGGCTGCCAGCTACCTGATGTCGGATCAGAGCCGGCAGGCGGCCCTGATCGTGGCCAGCGACAACTTCGGCACTCCGCTGATCGATCGCTGGCACTCCGGCCCCGACTTCATCGCCGGCGACGGGGCGGCCGCCGCCGTCATCACCAGGGAGCCCGGCTACGCGCAACTGCTCTCGGTGACTTCGACCGCCATTCCACAGGCCGAGGAGATGCACCGGTGCGGCGAGGCGATGTTCCCGCCCGGCGCGACGCTCGGCAACCACGTCAGCTTCAAGCAGCGGCTCGAGGCCTACAGGAACAAGGTGTTCACCGAGGGCGTCGGCATGGACTTCGGCATCACGCTGTACGAGAAGTCGAAGGAGTGCGTCGACCGGGCCCTGGCCGAGGCCGGCATCGGGCTCGGCGACGTCGATCGGGTCATCATGACCAACTGCTCCAGGGAGGAGTCCGAGGCGCAGTTCCTCGGCGTGCTGGAGCTGCCACTGTCCATGACGACGTGGGAGTTCACCCGCACGATCGGCCACCTGGGCGCGGGCGACCATCTCATCTCGCTCGACCACCTGTTCAAGACGCAGCAGCTGGCCCCCGGCGACCGGGTGCTCGTGGTCGGGCTCGCGCCGGGCGTCACTTACTCGTGCGCGGTCTTCAAGGTCCTCGACACGCCGTACGGCTCCCGCGCCACGGAGGTGTCCGCATGA
- a CDS encoding acyl-CoA carboxylase subunit beta yields the protein MTVLDTRVSGRAAADPRDPLARVGALLDDGSLHPITPPGDRSGVLASTGRVNGVQVVAFSSDARIQGGAMGREGCGHILRAYDVAMSRRIPIIGIWHSGGARLAEGVSSLHGVGLVFAAMTRASGVVPQLSVVVGPAAGGAAYGPALTDLVILADDGRILVTGPDVIRSVTGEQTDMAALGGPVPHSTQSGVVHVVTASEREALERARELACLLGRQERFPGPVAEADFSGVLPDEPRRAYDVRPLVTRLLDGPGVELHPKWAPNVVTTLGRLGGRTIGVVANNPLRLAGCLNSAAAEKAARFVRMCDAFGVPLAVLVDVPGYLPSVEQEHSGIVRRGAKLLHAFAEASVPRVTLMTRKAYGGAYIAMNSRSLGATRVFAWPSAEVAVMGATHAVRILKRRELAAAPEEERAALEARLADEHAKEAGGLDRAVELGVVDEVIEPRRTRGAIAAAIARAAPARGRHANIPL from the coding sequence ATGACCGTGCTCGACACCAGGGTGAGCGGCCGGGCGGCCGCCGACCCCCGCGACCCCCTCGCCCGCGTGGGCGCCCTCCTTGACGATGGCTCGCTGCACCCGATCACCCCGCCCGGCGACCGCAGCGGCGTGCTGGCCTCGACCGGCCGGGTGAACGGCGTTCAGGTGGTCGCCTTCAGTAGCGACGCCCGCATCCAGGGCGGCGCCATGGGCCGCGAAGGCTGCGGCCACATCCTGCGTGCGTACGACGTCGCTATGAGCCGGCGTATCCCGATCATAGGGATCTGGCACTCAGGCGGTGCCAGGCTGGCGGAAGGGGTCTCGTCGCTGCACGGCGTCGGCCTCGTGTTCGCCGCGATGACCAGGGCGTCCGGCGTGGTGCCGCAACTGTCTGTGGTGGTCGGCCCGGCCGCGGGCGGCGCCGCGTACGGACCGGCGCTCACCGACCTGGTGATCCTGGCCGACGACGGACGGATCCTCGTGACCGGCCCGGACGTGATCCGCAGCGTGACCGGCGAGCAGACCGACATGGCGGCGCTCGGCGGACCGGTGCCGCACAGCACCCAGAGCGGGGTCGTCCACGTCGTGACCGCCTCGGAGCGTGAGGCGCTGGAGCGTGCCCGTGAGCTGGCCTGTCTGCTGGGCCGCCAGGAACGCTTCCCCGGCCCGGTCGCCGAGGCGGACTTCTCCGGCGTGCTGCCCGATGAGCCGCGCCGCGCGTACGACGTCAGGCCACTGGTGACGCGCTTGCTGGACGGGCCGGGTGTGGAGCTGCATCCGAAGTGGGCGCCGAACGTGGTCACCACGCTCGGCCGGCTGGGTGGCCGCACGATCGGCGTGGTCGCCAACAATCCGCTGCGCCTGGCCGGCTGCCTGAACTCGGCCGCGGCGGAGAAGGCCGCCAGGTTCGTACGGATGTGCGACGCCTTCGGCGTGCCGCTCGCGGTCCTGGTGGACGTGCCCGGTTACCTGCCGAGCGTCGAGCAGGAGCACAGCGGCATCGTCCGGCGCGGCGCGAAGCTGCTGCATGCCTTCGCCGAGGCGTCGGTGCCGAGGGTCACGCTCATGACCAGGAAGGCCTATGGCGGGGCGTACATCGCGATGAATTCCCGCTCGCTCGGCGCGACCCGGGTGTTCGCCTGGCCGAGCGCCGAGGTGGCGGTGATGGGCGCGACCCACGCCGTACGGATACTCAAGCGGCGCGAGCTGGCGGCGGCGCCGGAGGAGGAGCGCGCGGCTCTGGAGGCCCGGTTGGCCGACGAGCACGCGAAAGAGGCCGGCGGCTTGGACCGCGCGGTCGAGCTGGGCGTGGTGGACGAGGTGATCGAGCCGCGCCGTACGCGCGGCGCGATCGCCGCCGCCATCGCGCGGGCAGCCCCGGCCCGCGGCAGACACGCCAACATCCCGCTGTGA
- a CDS encoding ABC transporter ATP-binding protein — MTGVRQGDPVSAAIPVPDTGPVISVRDLQMRYGSVDVLKGVDFDIQRGEVICLLGPNGAGKTTTIEILEGFRMRSGGHVNVLGTDPAQGDEAWRAQLGIVLQSWRDHGKWRVRELLAHLGRYAEPYRRPYDTQELIDAVGLTEHAEKKISSLSGGQRRRLDVAIGVVGRPELLFLDEPTAGLDPHARREFHDLVHRLSDLDETTILLTTHDLDEAEKLADRILILAGGRIVADGSADQLARQVSRDAQVRWSRGGESFVHATEDATGFVRQLFAEHGEEIADLEVRLASLEDTYMAIVHGDKSPDHESAIARFGKAQQQ, encoded by the coding sequence ATGACCGGCGTGAGGCAGGGAGATCCGGTGAGTGCAGCGATCCCGGTCCCCGACACCGGCCCAGTCATCTCCGTTCGGGATCTGCAGATGCGTTACGGCAGCGTAGACGTGCTGAAAGGCGTCGATTTCGACATTCAGCGTGGAGAGGTGATCTGCCTTCTCGGGCCGAACGGAGCCGGCAAGACCACCACCATCGAGATCCTCGAAGGCTTCCGCATGAGGTCGGGCGGGCACGTCAACGTGCTCGGCACCGACCCGGCGCAAGGTGACGAAGCATGGCGGGCGCAGCTCGGCATCGTGTTGCAGTCCTGGCGTGACCACGGCAAGTGGCGGGTGCGCGAGCTCCTCGCTCATCTGGGCCGCTACGCCGAGCCGTACCGGCGGCCCTACGACACTCAGGAGCTGATCGACGCGGTCGGGCTGACCGAGCACGCGGAGAAGAAGATCTCTTCTCTGTCCGGCGGTCAGCGCCGCAGGCTCGACGTCGCCATCGGCGTCGTGGGCCGCCCTGAGCTGCTGTTCCTAGACGAGCCCACGGCGGGTCTGGACCCGCACGCCCGGCGTGAGTTCCACGATCTCGTGCACCGGCTGTCCGACCTCGACGAGACCACGATCCTGCTCACCACCCACGACCTGGACGAGGCGGAGAAGCTGGCCGACCGCATCCTGATCCTGGCCGGCGGGCGCATTGTGGCCGACGGCAGCGCCGACCAGCTCGCCCGCCAGGTCTCGCGGGACGCCCAGGTGCGCTGGAGCCGCGGCGGGGAGAGCTTCGTGCACGCGACGGAGGACGCCACCGGCTTCGTCCGGCAGTTGTTCGCCGAGCACGGTGAGGAGATCGCCGACCTGGAGGTCAGGCTGGCATCCCTGGAGGACACCTACATGGCCATCGTCCACGGCGACAAGAGCCCGGATCATGAGTCGGCGATCGCCCGGTTCGGAAAGGCGCAGCAGCAATGA
- a CDS encoding SAM-dependent methyltransferase: MSVESGSISPGLSKEEVAGFYDRNNRALTVIFGGNMHYGYWTGPDDPSGLEEAGARLTDVVIGKLGVKPGEKVLDLGCGTGGPGVRLARATGAEVVGVSISTEDVAQASALAQAEGMAEQARFQFGDALALPFEDGSFDAVFAIETLVHVPDRVLVLKEIARVLRPGGRMAVTDYIKRGPDVDDEDAWLALNEALLEWRAAPMVRAEDYEGFGREAGIVIEEIDDITEHTKYTFGKLYAAMRAYQSEHGELPADLVQILDSGAGVDWSMVEEEEQNEGVIIVVGRRP, translated from the coding sequence ATGAGCGTAGAGAGCGGAAGCATCAGCCCAGGGCTGTCGAAGGAGGAGGTGGCGGGGTTCTACGACAGGAACAACCGTGCGCTCACCGTGATCTTCGGCGGCAACATGCACTACGGCTACTGGACCGGCCCGGACGACCCGAGCGGGCTCGAGGAGGCCGGTGCGCGGCTGACGGACGTGGTGATCGGCAAGCTTGGCGTCAAACCGGGCGAGAAGGTGCTGGACCTGGGGTGCGGCACCGGGGGGCCGGGCGTCCGACTGGCCCGCGCGACCGGCGCGGAGGTGGTCGGCGTCTCGATCAGCACCGAGGACGTCGCCCAGGCCAGTGCCCTGGCGCAGGCCGAGGGGATGGCGGAACAGGCGAGGTTCCAGTTCGGGGATGCCCTCGCCCTGCCTTTCGAGGACGGCTCGTTCGACGCGGTGTTCGCCATCGAGACGCTGGTGCACGTGCCCGACCGGGTGCTGGTGCTGAAGGAGATCGCCCGGGTGCTGCGGCCCGGCGGCAGGATGGCTGTCACGGACTACATCAAGCGTGGCCCCGACGTGGATGACGAGGACGCCTGGCTGGCACTGAACGAGGCGCTCCTGGAGTGGCGGGCAGCGCCCATGGTGCGGGCCGAGGACTACGAGGGCTTCGGCCGGGAGGCCGGGATCGTCATCGAGGAGATCGACGACATCACCGAGCACACGAAGTACACCTTCGGCAAGCTCTACGCGGCGATGCGCGCGTACCAGAGCGAGCACGGGGAGCTGCCGGCGGACCTCGTCCAGATCCTCGACTCGGGTGCCGGCGTCGACTGGTCGATGGTCGAGGAAGAGGAGCAGAACGAGGGCGTCATCATCGTCGTGGGCCGCCGTCCCTGA
- a CDS encoding type I polyketide synthase — MADNEEKLLAYLKRVMADLRQTQQRLREAETAQTEPIAIIGMACRYPGGASTPEGLWELAAEGRDAISGLPTNRGWDVEDIYDPDPDAQGKTYARQGGWLHDAGNFDAEFFGISPREALAIDPQQRLLLETAWEAIERAGIDADSLQGSNTGVFTGISGQEYVSLRAPRAEEATGYVMANATMSIASGRVSYTFGFEGPAVSIDTACSSSLVAVHLAAHSLRSGECDLALAGGVTVMATPATLIEFSRQRGLAPDGRCKPFAAAADGTAVAEGVGLLLLERLSAAEQNGHPILAVIRGSAVNQDGASNGLTAPNGPSQQRVIHAALANARLRTDQIDAVEAHGTGTTLGDPIEAQALLATYGHNRPHPLYLGSVKSNIGHTQAAAGVAGIIKMVQAIHHGLLPASLHIDQPTPHVDWSTGNITLLTHATPWPQTNQPRRAGISSFGISGTNAHLILEAAPTKQDATPDRQPPDRQPQDGQATAAAPTPEPEPGTRPGQAHNQQAHNQQAHNQQAHNQQAHNQQAHNQQAHNQQAHNQQAHNQQAHNQQAHNEQADEFGPQPALPWLLSARSEQALRAYATHILHYRQANPHLPANDIAHALGPRTRHPHRAAILTHDETQLRDALHALAHGQSHPALITHHYTPPPPGTTAFLFSGQGTQRHQMGRDLYHTHPTFAHHLDHIAAQFPLNPPLKTVMFAPEHHPHAHLLHTTQYTQPALFTYHTALAHLLKHHHITPDYLTGHSIGLYAAAHHAGILTLPDATTLITTRATLMATMPPAP; from the coding sequence ATGGCTGACAACGAAGAGAAGCTTCTCGCGTACCTCAAGCGCGTCATGGCCGACCTGCGCCAAACGCAGCAACGCCTGCGCGAGGCCGAGACCGCTCAGACGGAGCCGATCGCCATCATCGGCATGGCCTGCCGCTATCCGGGCGGCGCCAGCACCCCGGAAGGGCTGTGGGAACTGGCCGCCGAGGGCAGGGACGCCATCTCGGGCCTACCCACGAACCGGGGCTGGGACGTCGAGGACATCTACGACCCGGATCCGGACGCGCAGGGCAAGACCTACGCCCGGCAGGGCGGGTGGCTGCACGACGCGGGCAACTTCGACGCGGAGTTCTTCGGGATCAGCCCGCGTGAGGCGCTGGCCATCGACCCGCAGCAGCGCCTGCTGCTGGAGACGGCGTGGGAGGCCATCGAGCGGGCGGGCATTGACGCCGACTCACTGCAGGGCAGCAACACGGGCGTGTTCACCGGCATATCGGGCCAGGAGTACGTGTCGCTGCGCGCCCCGCGGGCCGAGGAGGCCACCGGTTACGTCATGGCGAACGCCACAATGAGCATCGCCTCGGGCCGCGTCTCCTACACGTTCGGGTTCGAGGGGCCGGCGGTCAGCATCGACACGGCGTGCTCGTCGTCGCTGGTGGCGGTGCACTTGGCCGCACACTCGCTACGTTCCGGCGAATGCGATCTGGCGTTGGCGGGTGGGGTGACGGTGATGGCCACCCCGGCGACGCTCATCGAGTTCAGCCGTCAGCGGGGGCTGGCGCCCGACGGCCGGTGTAAGCCGTTCGCGGCCGCCGCCGACGGCACGGCCGTAGCCGAGGGCGTCGGTCTGCTGCTGCTGGAACGGTTGTCGGCAGCCGAGCAGAACGGTCACCCGATCCTCGCGGTCATCCGGGGCAGCGCGGTCAACCAAGACGGCGCCAGCAACGGCCTGACCGCCCCCAACGGGCCCTCCCAGCAGCGGGTCATCCACGCCGCGCTCGCCAACGCCCGGCTAAGAACCGACCAGATCGACGCCGTCGAAGCCCACGGCACCGGCACCACCCTCGGCGACCCCATCGAAGCCCAAGCCCTGCTCGCCACCTACGGCCACAACCGGCCCCACCCCCTATACCTGGGATCGGTCAAATCCAACATCGGCCACACCCAAGCCGCCGCCGGCGTCGCCGGCATCATCAAAATGGTCCAAGCCATCCACCACGGCCTGCTCCCAGCCAGCCTCCACATCGACCAACCCACCCCCCACGTCGACTGGAGCACCGGCAACATCACCCTGCTCACCCACGCCACCCCCTGGCCACAAACCAACCAGCCACGCCGCGCCGGCATCTCCTCCTTCGGCATCAGCGGCACCAACGCCCACCTCATCCTCGAAGCCGCCCCCACCAAACAGGACGCCACGCCAGACAGGCAGCCGCCAGACAGGCAGCCGCAAGACGGCCAGGCTACGGCCGCCGCCCCCACACCCGAACCCGAACCGGGCACACGGCCGGGGCAGGCACACAACCAGCAGGCACACAACCAGCAGGCACACAACCAGCAGGCACACAACCAGCAGGCACACAACCAGCAGGCACACAACCAGCAGGCACACAACCAGCAGGCACACAACCAGCAGGCACACAACCAGCAGGCACACAACCAGCAGGCACACAACGAGCAGGCCGATGAGTTCGGCCCGCAGCCCGCCCTGCCCTGGCTGCTGTCGGCCCGCTCCGAACAAGCCCTACGCGCCTACGCCACCCACATCCTGCACTACCGCCAAGCCAACCCCCACCTACCCGCCAACGACATCGCCCACGCCCTCGGCCCCCGCACCCGCCACCCCCACCGCGCCGCCATCCTCACCCACGACGAAACCCAACTCCGCGACGCCCTCCACGCCCTAGCCCACGGCCAAAGCCACCCCGCCCTCATCACCCACCACTACACCCCACCCCCACCCGGCACCACCGCCTTCCTCTTCTCCGGCCAAGGCACCCAACGCCACCAAATGGGCCGCGACCTCTACCACACCCACCCCACCTTCGCCCACCACCTCGACCACATCGCCGCCCAATTCCCCCTCAACCCCCCACTCAAAACCGTCATGTTCGCCCCCGAACACCACCCCCACGCCCACCTCCTGCACACCACCCAATACACCCAACCCGCCCTCTTCACCTACCACACCGCCCTCGCCCACCTCCTCAAACACCACCACATCACCCCCGACTACCTCACCGGCCACTCCATCGGCCTCTACGCCGCCGCCCACCACGCCGGCATCCTCACCCTCCCCGACGCCACCACCCTCATCACCACCCGCGCCACCCTCATGGCCACCATGCCCCCGGCGCCATGA
- a CDS encoding helix-turn-helix transcriptional regulator, whose product MSEIVFNRIAMLRTERRLTRRQLADALGVHYQTIGYLERGEYSPSLYLALRISEFFEVPVEVIFSTTPFPRIGAQTA is encoded by the coding sequence ATGAGCGAGATTGTCTTCAACCGCATCGCGATGCTCAGGACCGAGCGGCGTCTGACCCGGCGGCAGCTGGCCGATGCTCTGGGAGTCCACTACCAGACCATCGGCTACCTGGAGCGTGGGGAATACAGCCCAAGCCTGTATTTGGCACTGCGGATCTCCGAGTTCTTCGAGGTGCCAGTAGAAGTGATCTTCTCCACCACGCCTTTCCCGCGGATCGGCGCGCAGACCGCGTGA
- a CDS encoding ABC transporter permease produces the protein MNATSHAVRLGLSRGWIEFRQALVSPQDMGTYVFFALVFVVVLFFQRDTTLEGTALTLAMATLPSAMGLTIVMNGIVGTSGSLAADREDGTLLRAKAVPHGTIGYLTGRLVSVSLSGVISLLIMLIAGLFLVPQLLETDAMGWLTMIWVLALGLAATLPWGMIIGSLVSNPGMAGMLTFLPIGAITAISGVFYPIQSMPEWAQLIAQIFPVYWLGLGMRSALLPDAAAAAELTESWRSLETFGVLGAWAVIGFLLAPPILRRMARKESGSVVQARREQAMKRIN, from the coding sequence ATGAACGCAACCTCGCACGCCGTCCGGCTGGGGCTGTCGCGCGGCTGGATCGAGTTCAGGCAGGCCCTGGTCAGCCCCCAGGACATGGGCACGTACGTCTTCTTCGCGCTCGTGTTCGTGGTCGTCTTGTTCTTCCAGAGGGACACGACGCTCGAAGGCACCGCACTCACCCTGGCCATGGCCACGCTGCCCAGTGCCATGGGGCTGACCATCGTCATGAACGGCATCGTCGGCACCTCCGGCTCGCTGGCGGCCGACCGCGAGGACGGCACGCTGCTGCGTGCCAAGGCGGTGCCGCATGGCACCATCGGCTACCTGACGGGCAGGCTGGTGTCGGTGTCGCTGAGCGGCGTCATCTCGCTGCTGATCATGCTGATCGCAGGACTGTTCCTGGTGCCGCAGCTCCTCGAGACGGACGCCATGGGCTGGCTGACCATGATCTGGGTCCTGGCCCTCGGCCTGGCCGCCACGCTCCCTTGGGGCATGATCATCGGTTCGCTGGTGAGCAACCCCGGCATGGCCGGGATGCTCACGTTCCTGCCGATCGGCGCGATCACCGCCATCTCCGGCGTTTTCTACCCGATCCAGTCCATGCCGGAGTGGGCGCAGCTCATCGCCCAGATCTTCCCGGTCTACTGGCTGGGGCTGGGCATGCGTTCGGCACTGCTGCCCGATGCCGCCGCGGCGGCGGAGCTCACCGAGTCCTGGCGGTCTCTGGAGACCTTCGGGGTGCTCGGCGCGTGGGCGGTGATCGGCTTCCTGCTGGCGCCTCCGATCCTGCGCCGCATGGCGCGCAAGGAGTCGGGTTCGGTCGTGCAGGCACGACGTGAGCAGGCGATGAAGCGGATCAACTGA
- a CDS encoding acyl carrier protein has protein sequence MNALDDLDVKPPVWLLTCGAQPVTPDDPPQDPAQATLWEHTTDRQHCLIDLPPEPDDAIAKRLARLLAAEDGLRAAAQPAPGAPQVALRSSGIFVRRLVPVTPQEEATAVAEPPPPPAVTRVEDVPEAERLRFLMELVRSQTAAVLGHAAPDAIDADLDFMSLGLSSLTAMELSTRLKEAGVELSPADLYDHSTPADLARHLHAQFGEPTPVEHPIP, from the coding sequence GTGAACGCCCTTGACGACCTGGACGTGAAGCCCCCCGTCTGGCTCCTCACGTGCGGCGCCCAGCCGGTGACGCCAGATGACCCGCCGCAGGACCCCGCGCAGGCCACGCTCTGGGAGCACACCACCGACCGGCAGCACTGCCTGATCGATCTCCCGCCGGAGCCCGACGACGCGATCGCGAAGCGGCTCGCCCGGCTGCTCGCCGCGGAAGACGGGCTCCGGGCCGCGGCGCAGCCGGCCCCCGGCGCTCCACAGGTGGCGCTGCGTTCCTCCGGCATCTTCGTACGGCGTCTCGTCCCCGTCACCCCTCAAGAAGAGGCCACCGCCGTGGCGGAGCCCCCGCCTCCGCCCGCCGTGACGCGGGTGGAGGACGTCCCCGAGGCGGAGCGGCTCCGCTTCCTGATGGAGCTGGTCCGGTCGCAGACCGCCGCCGTGCTGGGCCACGCGGCGCCCGACGCGATCGACGCCGATCTCGACTTCATGAGCCTGGGCCTGTCGTCGCTGACCGCGATGGAGCTGAGCACCCGGCTGAAGGAGGCGGGCGTGGAGCTGAGCCCCGCCGACCTGTACGACCACTCGACCCCTGCGGACCTCGCCCGTCACCTGCATGCCCAGTTCGGCGAGCCGACGCCCGTGGAACATCCGATTCCTTGA
- a CDS encoding FAD-dependent monooxygenase, whose protein sequence is MSDPVIISGGGPVGLMLACELGLAGVATVVLERLHEPAEPSRGGAINATVVELLTQRGIMDALREDGFEFRMAHFAHIPLDPQRLAGHHAFSFAVPHAQLERRLERRAVDLGVEVRRGTEVIGLDQDANGVEVTVRRGDDVSTLRGVYLVGCDGAGSTVRDLAGIGFPGVDPEFYGLIGDLKIQPGDPLLERIGPRQYDEGLCMVAPTGPDTLRVITGEFGASPENQAAPVTFDELSTAVKRITGVDLEGSPGWLSRWDASTRQAERYRAGRVFLAGDAAHVVFPLGGQALSTGIEDAVNLGWKLAADVRGWAPPHLLDSYHDERHPAGARTCLTTRAQTTLMRRLSEVAPLREVLAELTAFDDVNTYLVKMVGGLDIRYPVGGESPLTGTRLADIPLVLAGGGDTSPAGLLASGRGLLLDLSDGGGSGLREAVAGWADRIGYEAARATEEIDAAALLLRPDGRVAWAATGRPGGADVAGLRAALTTWFGTPAEGTSAEGVPPEGVPAGGGEWEARR, encoded by the coding sequence TTGAGCGATCCCGTCATCATTTCCGGAGGTGGCCCGGTCGGCCTGATGCTCGCCTGCGAGCTCGGACTCGCGGGCGTGGCGACCGTTGTCCTGGAACGCCTCCACGAGCCGGCCGAGCCGTCTCGCGGCGGAGCGATCAACGCCACCGTGGTGGAGCTCCTCACCCAGCGCGGCATCATGGACGCGCTGCGCGAGGACGGTTTCGAATTCCGGATGGCGCACTTCGCGCACATCCCGCTCGACCCGCAGCGCCTCGCAGGACACCATGCCTTCTCCTTCGCCGTACCGCACGCACAGCTGGAGCGCCGTCTGGAACGGCGCGCCGTGGATCTGGGAGTGGAGGTACGGCGCGGCACCGAGGTCATCGGTCTCGACCAGGACGCGAATGGCGTCGAGGTGACCGTCCGCCGCGGCGATGACGTCTCCACACTCCGGGGCGTCTACCTGGTCGGCTGCGACGGCGCAGGCAGCACGGTCCGCGACCTCGCCGGGATCGGGTTCCCCGGCGTCGACCCCGAGTTCTACGGCCTGATCGGAGATCTGAAGATCCAGCCGGGCGACCCGCTCCTGGAACGGATCGGCCCGCGCCAGTACGACGAGGGCCTCTGCATGGTCGCTCCGACGGGCCCCGACACGTTGCGGGTGATCACCGGCGAGTTCGGCGCCTCGCCGGAGAACCAGGCGGCCCCGGTGACGTTCGACGAGCTGAGCACCGCCGTGAAGCGGATCACCGGGGTCGATCTGGAAGGCTCGCCGGGCTGGCTGAGCAGGTGGGACGCCAGCACCCGGCAGGCCGAACGCTACCGCGCGGGCCGCGTCTTCCTGGCCGGAGACGCCGCGCACGTTGTCTTCCCGCTGGGTGGGCAGGCGTTGAGCACCGGCATCGAGGACGCGGTCAACCTCGGCTGGAAGCTCGCGGCCGACGTGCGGGGCTGGGCACCGCCGCACCTGCTGGACAGCTATCACGACGAGCGGCATCCGGCGGGCGCCCGCACGTGCCTGACCACGCGCGCGCAGACCACGCTCATGCGTCGCCTGTCAGAGGTGGCGCCGCTCAGAGAGGTTCTGGCGGAGCTGACGGCGTTCGACGACGTCAACACGTACCTGGTGAAGATGGTCGGCGGGCTCGACATCCGTTACCCGGTGGGCGGGGAGTCGCCGCTGACGGGGACCAGGCTTGCTGACATCCCGCTGGTCCTGGCCGGGGGCGGGGACACGTCGCCGGCCGGGCTGCTCGCCTCCGGGCGCGGCCTGCTGCTCGACCTGTCGGACGGCGGCGGCTCCGGGCTACGGGAGGCCGTGGCGGGCTGGGCGGATCGGATCGGGTACGAGGCCGCGCGGGCCACGGAGGAGATCGACGCGGCGGCCCTGCTGCTGCGCCCCGACGGCCGCGTGGCTTGGGCGGCGACCGGGCGGCCGGGCGGCGCCGATGTAGCCGGGCTGCGGGCGGCCCTCACGACCTGGTTCGGCACACCAGCCGAAGGCACGTCGGCCGAAGGCGTACCACCCGAAGGCGTGCCGGCCGGGGGCGGCGAGTGGGAGGCGCGCAGATGA